In Actinoplanes lobatus, the DNA window GGTCTCGCCGACGGGACCGCCGCCGCCGATCGTGTCATCGACGACCATCGGGCCTGCTATCCGCCGGCCGACCGCCGGCTCGTGTTCGAACCGTTGCATCCGGACCGGCTCGGCGAGGACCTGATCGCCCTGTCCACGCCCGGCCACGACGAGCCGACCGTGTTCGCCTACGACGACTGGCCGCTCAGCGCACCGGCCGCCCTGCTCGCACACGCGGAACGGCCCACGGAGTGGACGGCGACGGCGATGACCGTTCTGATCGAGGCCACCCACCGGTGGCCGCACCTCGCCGGGGAGGTGCTGTATCCGCTGATCCGCCGGGACCCGTGCGTCGCGGTCGAGGCGGGCGGCGCCGCCCTCATCCGGCTGGCCACCCTGCCCGGGATCGACCCCGGCGTGCTCGCCTCCGTCCAGGCGGCGATGCCGGACGGCCGGTTCCTCGAACTGGACGTCGCGGCCGCCGTGATCAGCGATCAGCTCACCGGGCCCCGGCTGCGGGCGGCCGGCGACCCGGCGACCACCGCGGCCGTGCACGCCGATCACGCGTACCGGCTCTCCCGTGCCGGCCGCTGGACCGAGGCGCTCGGCGCGGGCGAGGCGGCGGTTGCCCTGCTCCGGCCGCTCGCCGGGCAGGACCCCGGCAGGTATCTGCCGGAGCTGGCGATCGCCGTCAACAACGTGGGCACCTTCCTCTCCGAACTGGGCCGCCGCGAGGAGGCGCTGGCCCTCGGGCAGGAGGCGGTCGCGATCCGCCGCCGGCTGGCCGGGACCGACCCGGCCGCCGTGCCCGCCCTGGCCGGGAACCTGGCCGACGTGGCGGCCCGCTTGGCGGCCCTGGACCGGCGCGAGGAGTGCCTGGCGCCCGCGGCCGAGGCGGTGGACCTGCTTCGTGGGCTCGCCACGCACCGGTACGAGCTGGCGCTCGCCCTGAACAACCACGGCGCGTTCCTGGCCGACGCCGGCCAGTGGCAGGCGGGCCTCGACCTCACCGAGGAGGCGGTCGGACTGCTGCGGGACACCTCCGAACACCTGCCGGATCTCGCCATGTTGCTGGGGAACCTGGGCAACCGCATGTCCGATACCGGCCGCCATACCGAGGCGCTCGCCCCCGCCGCCGCCTCGACCGACCTCTACCGCGCGCTCGCGGACGTGAATCCGGCCCGGTACCGGCCCGATCTCGCCCTGTCGCTGAGCAACCTCGCCATCAAGCACGCCGAGCTGGGCCGCTGGGCGGAGGCGCTGCCGCCGTCCGAGGAAGCGGTCGCCCTCTACCGAGAACTGGCCGGGACGAACCCGGACCGGTACCGGCCCGACCTGGCTCGCGCCCTGAGCAACCACAGCCTGCGGCTGACCGAGATCGGGCGCTTCGGTGAGGCGGTCGCACCCGCCGAGGAGGCCGTCGCCCTGGGGCTCGGCGGGGAGCGGCTCGCGGTGGCGCTGACCAATCTGAGCGCGGCTCTCACCGGCCTGCGCCGCCACGCGGAGGCGCTGGCCGCGATCGACGAGGCGACCGCCCTCTGGCAGCGGATGGCCGAAGACCACCCGGAGGTGCACCTGCCCGACGTCGCCGTCTCGCTGTGCAACCGCGGGGCGGCCCTGTCCAATCTGGGCCGGACGGCGGAGGCCGTGGAACCGACGACCGAGGCGGTGGCGCTGCTGCGGCGGCTGGCCGGGGAGGACCCTGCCGTGCACGAATTCCGCCTGGCCGCCGCCCTGGGCAGCCTGGGCAGCCTGCTCGCCGCGACCGACCGCTCCGGGGAGGCCCTGTCGGTGCTGGAGGAGGCGGCCGCGCTGCACCGGCGGCTGGCCGAGACGAACCGGGAGGTCAACCTGCCGGGGCTCGCCGACTCGCTGCGCGGCCGGGGGATCCGGCTGTCCGAGACCGGGCACGCCGACGAGGCACTGACCTGCGCCGTGGAGGCGGTGGACCTCTACCGGCGGCTGGCCGGGGCCTACCCGGAGAAGCACCTGTCCGG includes these proteins:
- a CDS encoding tetratricopeptide repeat protein; this encodes MGAQQHGASRWTPWRQTRQTVTGSVVLGDVVQVAHVGGDVTISPDRPAYRVTAAQAAAVPLDQEDARRQPSRLLAARHRIVPFTGRHAELDELAAWAGSAATVSARLVHAAGGQGKSRLAAEVAARCAGAGWTVWEVTHGAAPAAGERVELDSGALLAVVDYADRWPMDDLLGLLGQMRALHARTGTRVRVLMLARSAGYWWPSLAGRAENDHGIDTGPIVLGGLDAGRETLFAAAAARFAAALGVPDADWIAPDLSGPGFAQVLPVHMAALAAVEARRHGDEAPVSPRAVSEYLLVREQRFWNMSEVMHRAVYTATLTGPVPRDTARRALGAAGLADGTAAADRVIDDHRACYPPADRRLVFEPLHPDRLGEDLIALSTPGHDEPTVFAYDDWPLSAPAALLAHAERPTEWTATAMTVLIEATHRWPHLAGEVLYPLIRRDPCVAVEAGGAALIRLATLPGIDPGVLASVQAAMPDGRFLELDVAAAVISDQLTGPRLRAAGDPATTAAVHADHAYRLSRAGRWTEALGAGEAAVALLRPLAGQDPGRYLPELAIAVNNVGTFLSELGRREEALALGQEAVAIRRRLAGTDPAAVPALAGNLADVAARLAALDRREECLAPAAEAVDLLRGLATHRYELALALNNHGAFLADAGQWQAGLDLTEEAVGLLRDTSEHLPDLAMLLGNLGNRMSDTGRHTEALAPAAASTDLYRALADVNPARYRPDLALSLSNLAIKHAELGRWAEALPPSEEAVALYRELAGTNPDRYRPDLARALSNHSLRLTEIGRFGEAVAPAEEAVALGLGGERLAVALTNLSAALTGLRRHAEALAAIDEATALWQRMAEDHPEVHLPDVAVSLCNRGAALSNLGRTAEAVEPTTEAVALLRRLAGEDPAVHEFRLAAALGSLGSLLAATDRSGEALSVLEEAAALHRRLAETNREVNLPGLADSLRGRGIRLSETGHADEALTCAVEAVDLYRRLAGAYPEKHLSGFGGALTHLLIALCDLGRLAEARPVCKEARTVLRRLARHEETALQGLGLASTMYAWICLELRRDLLGAEAAAVESVRIHTSLAERYPDVFADRLAEAHAVHAAVLEAPGRRPRFLSAQR